TTGGATGTCTGGAACTTCTGGCCGATGAACTTCGTTGTGTTCACGCCTTCATGTTATCTGGAAATTCAATGCATGTGAAATCGTACACGGCAAACCATCTGCCATGGCATATGTGACCTCCGTAGAGGGCATTCATGTCCGCCACATACCCAGATCTTGTTCAAGTTTCAGAGAGGAACTAGCTCGCTCGCCAGAGAAGAGATTGGCCAAACCGCCAGCAGACGGGCCACCACTCACCACCACTCAATAGGACTGTTGTAATATCGCACTCACTTGACAGCGCCATTGCACTCTGGACCCGGACTGACGCGAGAGGAACAGCCACAATTCCCCAACATCCAATTGCTTGCTTGCCCGTGTGTCCGTAATTACTTACCGCCGGAAATTTTGATTGATTCGTCGAGTTTTGGATGGACAGGCACGGTATGGACGGCGTCCGCGCACATCATCACGGCGGTGGTCGGCTCCGGCGTGCTGTCGCTGGCGTGGAGCGTGGCTCAGCTCGGCTGGGTCGGGGGGGCGGCGGCCATAGTGTTCTTCGCGGGGGTCACCGTGGTGCAGTCCTCCCTGCTCGCCGAATGCTACGTTTCAAGAGGACATCCGGAGCGTGGCGGCCTTATCAGGAACAAGTCCTACATGAACGCCGTGAGGTTTTACCTAGGTGATGTGATGATAACCATAAACTGCTTACTGCCCCTCCGTCCGAGTTTATTAGTCCCATCGTATTTTATCTTAAATTTTGATTGTAAATTTAACAAATAAAATATAAGTTCTATACTTCTTTTGAATACAAGTCCAATGATATAAATTTTGGGGGTTTGCGACTTACATTTTGATAGTTAAATTTATGGTTAAAGTTTGACTGTAATACAAGGGGGGCTTATAAACATGAGACAAAAGAAGTATATCAGACAAAAGAAGTATATCAGTCGAAGCTGTGAATTGCGATTAGTGGGCATCGACTGTCTATAAATGTTGTTAGTTTCCGGGGCAAAATTAAAGATAGTGCATAATATTAATGAACACTATAGATTATGCGTACATAGCGACTGAGTTTTGATATGCATAATATTACATCGGCGCAGGTGAGAGGAGACAGATGTTGAGCGGATTTTTCCTTAGCATCAGCCTGTTTGGGAGCGGCGTGGTGTATACTCTCACCACAGCCACTAGTATGAGGTAAAGCATATCAAAACATAGTACTTGTCATATATATGATCTTAGTCTTGTGTGGCAACCTCGAGTTTATTGGTTGTAATATAGCATCATGAGTCCGAAATAATGATGCCTCCCAAACAAGGACGAAAAGGTAAACTAGTGTCAGGGGCTTAGTGATAGCCTTTTTCATGCGTCTATGACATGCTAAGAAATAATGATGCCTCCCAAACAAGGCCGAAAAGGTAAACTAGTGTCAAGACTTAGTGATGGCCTTTTTCATGCGTTTGTGACATGCTAAGGAATAATGATGCCTCCCAAACAAGGCTGAAAAAGTAAACTAGTGTCAAGGCTTAGTGATGGCCTTTTTCATGCGTCTATGACATATGCTAAAAAATACTGATGTCAAACAACGCCGAAAAGATAAACTAGTTTCAAGGGCTTAGTGATGGCCTTTTTCATGCCTCTAGAGGTCGTCCAGCAGTGGCTAGTGTAATATAACCAACAATGTAGTGGGTGGATGAGTGCTTAACCAAAATAAGTTTTAAAACAAAGTCGTTTCATAAGATAAAATGTGTATGCAATTTAATCTAGACTTACACTATGCCACTCATTACTTGTTTCAGTACCAGAAAAATATTGTTTTTTCATTGGCACACTCTGTGGCATACCTGGTCATGCGGTGTTCCAGTCAACTTtcaaaatgttcggatttttcaGACCAAAATTAATGGTCATACCGCTTCCCAACAACCTTTTGACCTCGTGGAAATTAAAATAATTGTATATTTGTAGAACTTATTTTTATTTCCGCAGGTACTCTTTTTATGTTTTAGAAAGTAATTAGTTCACATAATTAACCACACAATAatttaaataaataaattatgttTTATTTACTATAGAGTTATAATGTATACCGCTAAAATATTTTTTTACTTCTAATTTATATTGTATGTTATGGCAACATTCTTATTGAATCAAACTATTGTGGCAACATTTCCTTGTGTATGCATGTGCAAGTGTATATTTTACTATAAATATCATGGTATAAATCTCCAAAGCATACTATCCAATAAATATTGTAGTAGTGATTTATAGTGTATTATTAGACAAGTATGTTTATAGAAACTTTAGAGTATAATTTAAAGTTGGATTCAACAATTAGTTGTACTTAGCACTTGGTATTGAAATAGCACCGCTTATAGTAATCACTGATAGACATGAAACTCGCAGTAGTTGTACATTTGCCTACATACAACTTGATTATTTGATTTGCTCTTCCGAAATGCGCTTTGTTTTATCTAGTGTATTCAAGAGCTCATGCCAGTCTCTCGCAGCCCAACTCACCACCCACCAAATCAGATTAGTTTGTTCTTAGGTGGTACATATGCTATTAGTTTTTTTGTGTTTCCACAACAAGCACGCTACCAAAATGCGCTAAATCCCATTTTCACATCTTTCAATCAACGGTGGGCCAATGATGACTTTTTTGGGTGGTGAAGGTAAAGCCCTCATTGGTAGGAAAACATACAACCCGGGTTATCATGCGCTTGGAAGTAGAACTAGGAAAATAAAATGGATATTTGGCCCAGAAAGTAAATAGAAATTATATTTCAACCTTTCTATTTAAAAATAAAATAGGAGAAAAACTATGAGAGAAAAAGGCGAGTTTGTTGCCGAAGAGAAAACTGCTTGAGGTATTCCTGAATAGCTTCCTTCAAAAAGATTAAGGCTCAGTTGCATGCCAAATAGTGGATTTGCAACTGGGACAGAAAAAAGGACCGGACGGAGTTGCGAGCCATTGGTTGACTTACAACAGTGACAACAAAAAGATCGAGAGCTCAGTTGTGAGTCATTAGTTGACTTGTAATTACGACAAAAGAAGATCAAAGAGCCCagttgtgagtcgatggttgacttgcaaATGGGACGAAGAAAAGATagcccctagttgcgagtcgatggtggacttgcaactgaggCGAAAAAGGCCAGACCTAGTTGCAAGTTGCAACTAATGCAAAAAAGAGAGTCAGGCCCAGCTACAATACAAAAGAAACACCgagcccagttgcgagtcgagcgTGGACTCAACCCGAGACAAAATGAATCTAGTTGGAAGGTAATTGTGTGCAACTGAGGCGAGAAAAAAGGGTTGGTCCCAGTTACAAGTTAAGGGTGGAGTTGCAATTAGGGGAATACTAAAGCATCACACAAAAAAGGCATCATTTATAATGGAAAACAAATGGGAAATGAAGAGAGAAGGAATGATGAGAGTCAAATCAGCCACAgaatggaggtggtaaaagaggcAGCGAATATATCACCATGTCTTTTCCGCTTCTACAAAGCAGAACAATAACAAACGATAGAAAACCTATTAGAATGGCTACAAAAAACAAAATAGTGGATGAAAAAATGTGCCTAACAAAAGCCAGCCGACAAACTGGACATTGCGATGACGAGGGACACACGCAAAAAAACCAAAGCGGGATCAAGTTTGCACAAAGATTATAAAAACATCACAAATTCAAACAAGTGTTCATCAATTAAAAAGATCATGAATTTTAGTAAGTGTTCACACACTTCAAAAAGTGTTTCACGTACATCATGGATTGGAAAAtggagagaaagaaaaaaaagaaaaggagaagaaAAGAAGGAAAAGACAGGAAAGGGAAGAAGAAATGAGTACAAAATTCTCTCGATGACCACGGGCACacaaaacataaaaacaagtggaCACACCAGCCCACAATAACACGTACGGTCAGCTAGGAAAAAACAACAAGTCAAAAAAAAAAGCTAAGAAATAACAACACAAGCGTGGCAACGGTCCAGTCCAGGCAAAAGAAAtttgaaaatgaaaatgaaacaAGCCCACTCCTCGCTAAAAGATAACACAAACACTCACAAAAATTGAAAACTAGTTACACGCCATTGTGTGTTAAAAAAAGGTTACACGTCATTGTTATTTTTTCGTAGATACAACGGCTACTAGTAATGTCGTTCTCTCATTCTACTCCTTATGCATTTTCAAATTAAGGAGTCCTTACAAAGATCACTCCCATCTCCCAAGTTGCGACAAGTGACGCACACACTTATTGCAACTTGTGAGTTTTCTCTTTTACATAGGTTTGTTAATTAAAAATATTTTTAATCATGCATTCAAATTTCGAACCATTTTCATCGTCGAATTCCTCGCTTTGAGATCTaggaaactagatcccatgttgatagatTTTGATAAActtttttttttcacgaaaaccACCAAACAAAAAAGCAGAACCGAAAGCATGATTTTTTTCactgttttttttctttcctgAAGAGGCACAGCTGTGCCTCTTGCGAAAGCCAATCTGTGCCTCCACAAGGAGCAAATATGTGCCACCACGAGTAGCAAATTTGTGCCTCTCACTAAAAAATGCGTTTTTTTCCTTTTCGAGAGGCGtagcctctcgcggaagcaaaaaagtatgtatttctttttcttttccgaGAGGCACCGAGCAAATCTATGCCTCTCGTAGAagagaaaaaatagaaaaacaatttTTTTCATGTAATTTTTTTTGTCCAAAACCTAGGGAAACCAAGCAAAAACTAAAAAGCCAAAATaacaaaaaaaatcatataaaacccGAAATACGTacaagaaaataaacaaataaaattTGGAGGAAGCGTCCAACACGCTACACGTGGCGGCGGCTGAGAGCACGCCAAGTGGCATGCTCTTAGTCCATCGAAAATGATCCTTGCGGGGCTCCCGTAAgaagtactccttaattagttgCTCTTTAAAATTAGATATAGAACAATACATCATGTGAAACCCACATAAAACAAAACGGAGGCCCATACGAAAAGGCCAGTGCCGGCACGAAAACAACTCGACAAGGGGACCAAGGGGACCAACGACGCGGGACACAACCACAACAATAACAAAATCACTAGTTAAGAGTACCTCCCTTTTTTGCGAAAAAGTTAACAGGTACCCCTTACAAAGATCACTCTCACcttcccaggttgcgacaagtggtgactgcatgtgcgccacttgttgCAATCTGAGAGTTTTCCCTTTTCTGTAGATTTGTTTATTCAAAACATTTTATGTCTTAAATCGTGCGTTCAAATCTCGAACCATTTTTATCATTGTATTTATCGTGTCAAGATCTTCGAAACTATATTCGACGTTGATAGGTTTTGACCTTTTtttttcacaaaagaaccaaacgaAAAAACCAAGCCAGAAGCACTTTTTTTTCAATCTTTTTTCTTTTCCGAAGCTTCACATATGTGCCTTTCGCGAAATCAAATTTGTGCCTGCACGACAAGTacaatttgtttttgttttttctaaaacctAGGGAAAACCGGGCAAAAATCAAAAAGCAATAAAATCATTTAAACCCcgaaaatgtgtatagaaaaaaaaTTCCTGAAAAAAGCCCAACATGAGACATGTGGCGGCGGCTGAGAGGGCGCCAGCTCTCAGTCCACCGAAAGTGACCCTTTAGTTGCTCTCCAACAACAATCAACAGTTTGCATGAAATATTTCTCCTCCTTGATCGTGTGGTGGCCAATTTAAATGTTGGAATAGTGAAACTGCTCTCCTATTGGACTATTGTAGCAACAGCCTTTGATTTATCAGGGCGATTCACGAAGCGAACCGCTACGGCCGGGAAGGCCAACAGCAGGGCGCACCGTTCTCCACCGCCACCGCCGGGGGCTCAGACGTCTACTACATGCTCCTGTTCGGCCTCGCGCAGGCAGTGCTGTCGCAGATACCGGACTTCCACAACATGGCGTGGCTCTCCGTCTTCGCCGCCGTCATGTCCTTCTTCTACTCCTTCGTCGGCTTCGGCCTCGGCGCCGCCAAAGTGATCGGTACGTGCGTGCGTAACAGATAGCACGACGCACTCGATCGCACACATACATGATCGGCCATGTGACGATTCCTTTCTTCAGAAAATGGGGTGATCAAGGGGGGAATCGGAGGCATTCCCCTGGCATCCCCGATGCAGAAGGTGTGGCGCGTCGCACAGTCCCTCGGGGACATCGCCTTCGCCTACCCTTACACCTTGGTGCTGCTGGAAATAGAGGTAGGCCGTAGGCCAGTATGCATATGCACAAAGTGCCAGTGCGATTGCATGCGCTCGGCGTAAGGGACCGAGCTGACACGGTATGATCAAGCAGGACACGCTGAGGTCGCCGCCGGCGGAGAGCATTACGATGAAGGCGGCGTCGAGGGCCAGCATCGCGATCACCACCTTCTTCTACCTCGGCTGCGGGTGCTTCGGCTACGCGGCGTTCGGCGACGGCACGCCGGGGAACCTCCTCACCGGCTTCGGCGAGCCCTACTGGCTCATCGACCTCGCCAACCTCTGcgtcgtcctccacctcctcggCGGCTACCAGGCAAGCACCTACTACTATCCTATGACTATGTATGTACGGCGTGCGACCGCGACCTGACGCCGCTAGCGAATCACGTACGTGTTCAGCTGTACAGCCAGCCGGCGTTCGCGCTCGTGGAGCGACGCTTCGGAGCCGAGGCCTGGGTCGTCGAGGTGCCGCTGCCGCTGCTCCGCTGGCGGCGCAGCGTCAACGTGTTCCGGCTGTGCTTCCGCACGGCGTACGTGGTGGCCGTGACGGCGGTGGCCGTGTGGTACCCCTACTTCAACCAGGTGGTCGGGCTCATCGGCGCCTTCACCTTCTGGCCGCTGGACATCCACTTCCCCGTCCAGATGTACCTTGCGCAGAACAAGGTGGCGCCGTGGACGACGCGGTGGCTCGCCATTCAGGCCTTCAGCGCCACCTGTTTGCTTGTCGCCGTCTTCGCCTCGGTTGGCTCCGCCGTGGGGGTGTTCGGCCCCAACAGAAGCTAGCTAGCCTAGTACATATGCGGTTCGATCTCTTAATTTTCTTCAGGTGGCAACTGCAGCAACCCTGATTTTTGCGTAGCTATGGATGTGTTAATTTGTCTAAGAAAAGTAAATTCTGCCCTATGAAAAGCAACTTTCAAAAAATATATACACTTCCGATCTATTCATGAAACAACATGGTAGTACGAAGAGCACAAAAGTAATAAAAATAACGTTCATTTTCATAGGCCACTTAGTGACGATTAGAACAGTGAAACGGTCCGAAGACGCACTGCCGTCATCACCCGAGCTCTAAGAGactctaagagcatctctagccgaTCCCTATCCCACTTCCCAATTAAGGAACCACTGTTGCTCATCTAGCAGATCCTCTATCCTAAAAGTTAGTTGATTTTTCAGTGTTGTCTTTCGTGCAAACTAGGTATCAAGTTTCTCCACAGATTTTGCAATGGTGTTGAAAAAAGACTGACACACGTGGAATCGGCTCTGAAAATAGCAAAGGTAATATATTTAAGTCCCCGCAAAATAATCTCTCACTAAACCATCATGACACATGGCGGTCTCGAAAAACCATCCTTAAACCTAATTGAGAACCATGCCGTGGGATGCGGATTTTTAGAACATCTGCGCCGGGGCCGCGTTATCCCAGCGGTAGAATCTTTCCACTGTACCTCGAGATGCCTGACAAGTAAACCAGTTTTGTTGGAACTGTTACCGTGTAGCAGGCTATTACGGTCGTGTGTGGTCACGTGGGTTCTGCTCCATTTTGGCTCAGGGTAGCTTTGTCTTCCACCGCCGCCCCCTCTCCCGCTGCAAGCCCGTGACCACATCTGACTCTCTCTTTTCTCGTTCTTTGACTTATAGCTAGATGGATGGGCTGCAAGGCGGCGATTCGATGGCGCTGGCGCTCGGCCGCGACATCAATCCGCCGGCGCGGCGATAGGTACGCACTGATTCAGCTGCTTCCATTACTGTTCGCGTTGCTCGTCTGGGGTGGAGTAATCGAACTATGTTTCCCGTATGAGTTTCTAAATCCCCTTTTCGTGTGGATTTTGTGCCGGACCACAGATCCAACATCGCCGCCGGCAATCCAATCTTATCGGTGTGTGTGCTACTCCATCCTGTGCTGGAAGAATCAGGAGCACACCAGCGCCCGAGCAGTAATGGTGGCAAGCCGAGCGACGGCGGCTGGGCGGATTCCGATACGGGACTCACGCCGGAGTCGAGAGTAGCTGCTTTCGCCCGGATCCAAGGTATGCACAATCCCCTTCCTCTTCCGCTAGATCCCGTATTTTCTCCCAAGGATCAAAAATTCGTATTATTGCTACTTATTGCAAATCTAAATCCTCACAATCTCTTACCATTCAACCTCCCGGAAATTTCTTGGTCTGTATGATAGCGTTCTAACACATTATTTTTTGACCAAGTGCCGAAGGGGAGGGGGGCGGGGCAGGGGGGTGTTGGGTGCGAGTGTGGGGGGAGGAACGTTTGGATTTGGGGATGTGGTGGAGGGAGGGGATGAGAGGTGATGAGGACCAGCGTTGTATTTAGGGGCCGGTGCGGCAATGGTCGGTGCAAAATCATCTCGTCCCCGCTGCAGTTCAACTTGGGCATCGTTGTAATGCGCCTTTAAATTTTTACTTTTCCACGGGACTTGGCTATGTCGGTTCATCATGCTTCTTAATATTGCGCGCACAGCAGGCTATTTCCATCTAAGTCTGAGCATCGTTTGATACATTTACACGGCTCAAAAGGGCCGTTTGCAACTTTAGTTCATCCTGAATGTATGAACACCTTCAGATGTACTATTTTTTTTTCATATTTACTAATGTTGCAGTCATTAATCTGGAGCATAGGCGCAGCCGTTAAACTGTTGTGATTGCGAAACCGCGATGGCAGACCTATTAATTTTTGTAGATATGGTTGTCGTGGCCTAATGACTTGCTGGTGTACAAGTTTATTTGCCGGCAAATTGTAAGAGCATCACCTCAGATTGTTATTGCTTTTTTTGATTCTTACCTTGTAGGCCATGGAGTGCCTTGATTGCAAGAACCCGTATGCTGTGTGTAGAGATGTCGAGGGACCAAGTTGCCACATATCTGTTCCAATGACAACTTTCTATTGGTTTGAATCTGTAAGACCGAGTCATCACGATGTTGCTCTACTGCTTTTCAACCTTGACAAACTGCCATGCTTTTGGTCCCATCATTTGCGGTTTGTTCCATGCTGCAACAGGCAAGTTCTTGGAGCATATATTGAACATGTGCAATCCGTTGCGACCAAAGAAAATAAGCCTGTGGGTAACCCAATTTTCGCAACAAGAGAACTACTGGAGTATGAAGTTATGATCGACCATGGAGATAAAAGGACCAGAATTCATGAAATCGGTTGGCAAAGGTTTCTTGATGAGTATGCAGTGCGGCTTGGTGACATGGTATATATCTGCCTCCCTCGTGGTAATGGGAGATTTTTTGTGGAGGTTGAGAGGGGTGGTATAAGGCAACTCCCACTTCCTTGTCAGTAAGATTTACACATCGTATTTGCAAAACTGATCTGGCACTCCTTGTCAAGCATTTTACATTTCACTGAATAATCTGTTTTTTGGCTTTTTAAAATGTGATTCTGGCGAGCGTTGAATGGACTACCCCTGCTGCATGATGATACAGGTTCCCATGTAACGGCTTCTTTCAAAAAGGCAAACGATGGCAGACTTCCATACACGGACAACTTGATTTGGAGGAAGACGATCTTGTGGTTATCACAATTCACAGGCACTGGGTCTCCCTCCACAACAGTCCGGATCTGCATCCTATCTTAAACTACTAAATTATGCCTAATATGCACTAGGGGCAATACCGATATATAGCTCACGGGATGCTTGTTTCTTCTGTGTAAGTCGTCGTTTAAGGATTTGTGGCATTGTCAGTGTGGTCTATGGCTATATGTAAGTTTGAACCTATGCAGTATCCGTGTCTATTTTTAAGTTTTAGTGGCATGTGACCATCAATGATCACCCATCCTGCTTTTTATGTGCTGATATAAGTTTGATAATCTGTTCATGGATTGTTTATTTGCGCAAAATTCCTGAATGGACAATTGACAAATGGTGCGTCTTAGTCATACGTAGAATTTGTAAAAAAAAACTTACGAATCGTCCCGTCACACATGTGCTTGGTTCACCATTGAT
The sequence above is a segment of the Aegilops tauschii subsp. strangulata cultivar AL8/78 chromosome 6, Aet v6.0, whole genome shotgun sequence genome. Coding sequences within it:
- the LOC109735639 gene encoding probable amino acid permease 7, producing MGGRGGDPQTGPLLEKLPEPSCSSSEPEEHPVKRTGTVWTASAHIITAVVGSGVLSLAWSVAQLGWVGGAAAIVFFAGVTVVQSSLLAECYVSRGHPERGGLIRNKSYMNAVRFYLGERRQMLSGFFLSISLFGSGVVYTLTTATSMRAIHEANRYGREGQQQGAPFSTATAGGSDVYYMLLFGLAQAVLSQIPDFHNMAWLSVFAAVMSFFYSFVGFGLGAAKVIENGVIKGGIGGIPLASPMQKVWRVAQSLGDIAFAYPYTLVLLEIEDTLRSPPAESITMKAASRASIAITTFFYLGCGCFGYAAFGDGTPGNLLTGFGEPYWLIDLANLCVVLHLLGGYQLYSQPAFALVERRFGAEAWVVEVPLPLLRWRRSVNVFRLCFRTAYVVAVTAVAVWYPYFNQVVGLIGAFTFWPLDIHFPVQMYLAQNKVAPWTTRWLAIQAFSATCLLVAVFASVGSAVGVFGPNRS